A region of the Candidatus Eisenbacteria bacterium genome:
GCCCAGAAGTAGCGGAAGAGTGCGCGCGTGTCCTCCTCTCGCTCGCGGAGGGCTGGGAGCGTGACCGAGACGCCATTGAGCCTGTAGTAGAGGTCGCGACGGAAGGCTCCTCGCTCGACCATATCCTCGAGGTTCGCATTCGTGGCGGCTACGATGCGGACGTCGATTCTGCGGACATCGTCGCGGCCGAGCGGTCTCATCTCGCCGGTCTCGAGGACCCGAAGGAGAGTCGCCTGAGCCGGTTGGGGCATCTCCGCGATCTCGTCGAGGAACAGGGTCCCCATGTGAGCGGACGCAATCAGCCCGTCCCGGTGGGCCACGGCGCCCGTGAACGCCCCGCGGTCATGCCCGAAGAACTCGCTCTCGATCAGCCCCTGGCTGAGCGCGCCGCAGTTGACGGCGATGAAGGGCCCTTTCCGCCGGTCGCTCATGAGATGGAGCGCCTTCGCCATCAGCTCCTTGCCCACACCGCTCGGTCCCATGATGAGAACCGGGATGCGGCTCGGTCCGACACTCTGGATGGTCGCGACGGCCTCGCTGACGTCCGGGTTGCAGGTGATGATCCCGAACTTGAGGGCGCCGCGATCGAGGTTCTCGATGCCCTGGAGCGCCTCGATGCCGACTTCATCCGTCTCCTGCTCCGGCTCGGACTCGAAGCCGAGCAGCGCCTCGATGTGCTTGATGGGATACTGAATTCCCAGCCGCTCGAACAGCGCTCTCGCTTCCCAGAGGTGCCGGCGTCCGGCCGCCTTGTCCTCGGGAGTGCTGCCCTGAAGCCGGGCCTCCCCGGACCACTGGAGGACTCTCGCGAGCTCGTACGGGATCTCGTAGGAGCGGCCAAGGTCGATGCCCTCGCTCGCGAGGCGCAACGCCTTTCGAGGATTTCCGGCGGCCCAGTTGGCCATGGCGAGCACGCGGTGGGTCGCGCACTCTTCATAACGATCGCCGGTGTCACGCGCCACGCGGAGACCGCGCTCGCAGGCGAGGATCGCACCATTGGGATCGCCGAGGTTGATTAGAGCCTCGCCAATGCGGTGGCCGAGCTCGGGAATGAGGTCACCGCCGGGCGCGGTCTCATCGGCGATCTTCTGGGCAGCAGTGTAATGCTCGAGTGCCTTCCGGTAGTCACGCTGCAGGAGGTAGCAGTCACCCATGTACTCGAGGCAGATGGCCTCTTCGCGCGTCCGATCGCATTCGCGAATAATGGGCAGATTGGGGCCAAGGGTTTCGAGAGCGATGTTCGCTTGCCCCTGCAGAATGAAGTAGCGGGAACGGCTCAGTGATAGCTGGACTAGCCATTCCGTGCGGTTCGAGTTCTTCAAACACTGCTCAGCCTTGTCGAGGATAGATGGAACCGGCTGTATGCATCCGGATTTAAGCAGGAGAATGGCTAGGTTCGCGCGAAAGGCGCCGGCCTCTCTGAGTACGTTCCCTTCATCAGCTAGGTCGATCGCTGCCTCGATCTCGTACCGAGCCTGATGCCACCTTCCGAGGTTCTTGAAGACGATCGCTAGTTGGCGCTGATATGAGAGAGCCCGCGGGAGATCGTTGATCTCCCAAGTGTAGACGTGAATTGCGGCTCTCAGGTGTCTTTCGGAGAGACTTACCTTTCCCACTCGTGCATAGGCGAGGCCTACGTGGCCATGTGTGTCGCCTAGTGCGCCTGCGAGCTTTCGCTCACGCAACGTGGCTAGCCAGGTCTCCCCAAGCGTGAGAATTTCGCTCCATCTTCCTAGGCTGTTGAGAGAGCTAAGTCGGGCGTTTAGGAGAGCCGATAGCATCTCTTGCTCAAGGTCGCCATCGAGGGGAATCCCGTCCAAGACAGCAAGAGCATCTGCCGGCTTGCCCGCCTCTAGGAGGCGGAGGGCCTGGCTTAGTGTGGACGCCGGCGACGCCATCACGTTGAGCTCTCCCCTTGCAGTGTCATCGCCGTATATAGATGCGCAGCACTAGGAGATAAGAGAGCCAG
Encoded here:
- a CDS encoding sigma 54-interacting transcriptional regulator — its product is MASPASTLSQALRLLEAGKPADALAVLDGIPLDGDLEQEMLSALLNARLSSLNSLGRWSEILTLGETWLATLRERKLAGALGDTHGHVGLAYARVGKVSLSERHLRAAIHVYTWEINDLPRALSYQRQLAIVFKNLGRWHQARYEIEAAIDLADEGNVLREAGAFRANLAILLLKSGCIQPVPSILDKAEQCLKNSNRTEWLVQLSLSRSRYFILQGQANIALETLGPNLPIIRECDRTREEAICLEYMGDCYLLQRDYRKALEHYTAAQKIADETAPGGDLIPELGHRIGEALINLGDPNGAILACERGLRVARDTGDRYEECATHRVLAMANWAAGNPRKALRLASEGIDLGRSYEIPYELARVLQWSGEARLQGSTPEDKAAGRRHLWEARALFERLGIQYPIKHIEALLGFESEPEQETDEVGIEALQGIENLDRGALKFGIITCNPDVSEAVATIQSVGPSRIPVLIMGPSGVGKELMAKALHLMSDRRKGPFIAVNCGALSQGLIESEFFGHDRGAFTGAVAHRDGLIASAHMGTLFLDEIAEMPQPAQATLLRVLETGEMRPLGRDDVRRIDVRIVAATNANLEDMVERGAFRRDLYYRLNGVSVTLPALREREEDTRALFRYFWAQSVQAAKKKLTLADDVEAMICAHSWPGNVRELRQEVVRVVTVHESGAVVRREAFLRNQKVRTVEALRRSRERTTQDDQEREEILRALRAHGGNKAEAARSLGGMKRTTLIYKIERLGIRPEEYLPSK